A genomic stretch from candidate division KSB1 bacterium includes:
- a CDS encoding peroxiredoxin: MSLRINDEAPDFTAATTEGTVNFHDWIGDSWAVLFSHPKDFTPVCTTELGYMAGLAPEFAKRNCKVIGLSVDPVESHKGWAKDIEETQGHAVNYPMIGDTDLAVSKLYNMLPAEEEGTSEGRTAATNATVRSVFIIGPDKKIKLMLTYPMTTGRNFDEILRVLDSMQLTVEHKVATPANWKNGEDVIIVPTVSDEDAKEMFPDGWNTVKPYLRVVKQPG; this comes from the coding sequence ATGTCACTACGAATTAATGATGAAGCGCCTGATTTTACCGCTGCCACAACTGAGGGCACAGTTAATTTTCATGACTGGATTGGCGATAGCTGGGCGGTACTATTTTCCCATCCAAAAGATTTCACACCGGTCTGCACAACCGAATTGGGATACATGGCCGGTCTGGCGCCCGAATTTGCAAAGCGTAACTGTAAAGTTATTGGCTTGAGCGTTGATCCGGTGGAAAGCCACAAGGGGTGGGCCAAAGATATCGAGGAAACCCAGGGCCATGCGGTCAACTATCCCATGATCGGAGATACGGATCTGGCCGTGTCGAAGCTTTACAATATGTTACCGGCAGAGGAGGAGGGTACTTCCGAAGGCCGTACGGCTGCTACAAATGCAACGGTCCGCTCTGTCTTTATTATAGGACCCGACAAAAAAATCAAATTGATGCTGACCTACCCGATGACCACAGGTCGTAACTTTGACGAAATCTTGCGGGTGCTTGACTCCATGCAATTAACCGTTGAGCATAAAGTAGCTACGCCTGCCAACTGGAAAAATGGCGAAGACGTTATTATCGTCCCGACTGTATCGGATGAAGATGCGAAGGAAATGTTTCCGGACGGTTGGAACACAGTTAAGCCCTATTTGCGCGTGGTTAAGCAGCCTGGTTAA
- a CDS encoding DUF3179 domain-containing protein produces MYDRVYGNKEINFEASGGLMNASLVMQDFETDSYWAIMRGKSIAGEFKGTKLKELPFGKKAMWKDWLKEYPNTVVLSVNGQEDGRDGYQRYFSSPEGFRGSVAKDTRLRTKEPIFTFHWQEQSYAIPHSAVEGGKAFDLGEIQLFLYRPKGAAIFHSTTVYQSASSSFKNVDGVWIHDKSGCKFNLENERFEGNEADCPQRFEGFDTFWYNWSLNNPETKLLQ; encoded by the coding sequence GTGTACGACCGAGTCTATGGCAACAAAGAAATCAATTTTGAAGCATCCGGTGGCCTTATGAACGCCTCTTTAGTCATGCAGGACTTTGAAACCGATTCTTACTGGGCCATCATGCGGGGCAAATCTATCGCCGGAGAATTTAAAGGAACAAAGTTAAAAGAACTTCCTTTTGGTAAAAAAGCGATGTGGAAAGATTGGCTTAAAGAGTATCCAAACACTGTAGTCCTTTCGGTAAATGGCCAGGAAGATGGCCGCGATGGTTACCAGCGATATTTCTCGTCACCGGAAGGCTTCAGAGGCAGCGTAGCAAAGGACACCCGATTAAGAACAAAGGAGCCAATCTTTACTTTTCACTGGCAGGAACAAAGTTATGCAATACCCCATTCGGCCGTTGAAGGCGGGAAAGCTTTCGATCTCGGCGAGATTCAGCTGTTTCTTTATCGTCCAAAAGGCGCCGCGATATTTCATTCAACCACAGTTTATCAATCCGCCAGTTCAAGCTTTAAGAATGTTGATGGTGTTTGGATTCACGATAAATCAGGTTGCAAATTTAATTTGGAAAACGAGAGGTTTGAAGGAAACGAGGCGGACTGTCCACAGCGGTTCGAAGGATTTGATACCTTCTGGTATAATTGGAGTTTAAATAATCCGGAAACAAAATTGCTGCAATAA
- a CDS encoding DUF3179 domain-containing protein, producing the protein MTYISRLAFMLAFVLGFATMLHAQPEDLPKEFKQIIPRGQIAAISQPQFVPGDSANIADDSWVLGVVIDGQARAYSLNLLNSHEVVNDRIGNIAFAAVW; encoded by the coding sequence ATGACTTACATTTCCCGATTGGCTTTCATGCTCGCATTTGTCCTGGGTTTTGCAACTATGCTTCATGCACAACCGGAGGATTTACCGAAGGAGTTTAAACAAATTATCCCGCGCGGACAAATCGCCGCAATTTCGCAGCCACAGTTTGTTCCGGGAGACTCAGCAAATATCGCCGATGACTCCTGGGTATTGGGCGTTGTTATCGATGGTCAGGCACGGGCTTACAGCCTGAACTTATTAAACAGCCACGAGGTTGTTAACGACCGAATTGGCAACATCGCGTTTGCGGCCGTTTGGTGA
- a CDS encoding sigma-70 family RNA polymerase sigma factor, which produces MTDSELIGKFLTGDVNAFNTLVWRWEKSVYNFILRYIGDREESQDICQKTFIRVYRKLNRLRDTEKFSTWLYQIAINICRDEIKSRSRKKTCSLDHLQENSNGAQAGVLNLTTDSKSEPEEQVHKHDVSELIGRALQTLPEEQRVVIIMKEYQGLKFTEIADVLEMSVNTAKSRMYYGIAALRKIFMQWEISKESLRYEM; this is translated from the coding sequence ATGACTGACTCAGAGTTGATCGGGAAATTTCTCACCGGCGACGTGAATGCATTTAACACTTTGGTCTGGCGGTGGGAGAAAAGTGTTTACAATTTCATTTTACGATACATTGGCGATCGGGAAGAATCGCAGGATATTTGCCAGAAAACATTTATCCGGGTGTACCGAAAACTGAATCGGCTGCGGGACACTGAAAAGTTTTCAACCTGGCTGTATCAGATCGCCATCAACATTTGCCGGGATGAAATCAAAAGCCGCAGCAGGAAGAAGACCTGTTCGCTGGATCATCTGCAGGAAAATAGCAATGGCGCTCAAGCAGGTGTTTTAAATCTTACAACAGACTCAAAGAGCGAGCCCGAGGAACAAGTCCACAAACATGATGTATCAGAATTGATTGGCCGGGCGCTGCAGACCCTTCCGGAGGAACAGAGAGTGGTGATTATTATGAAAGAGTACCAGGGATTGAAATTTACCGAAATTGCCGATGTTTTAGAAATGTCGGTGAATACAGCCAAATCGAGAATGTATTATGGCATTGCCGCCTTACGCAAAATTTTTATGCAGTGGGAAATTAGTAAGGAGAGTTTGAGATATGAAATGTGA